TATAACTTAGGCTGGTGATAAAGCAAACTTGATGCAGGGCAATAATCGCCGTGGCACCGAAAATTCCGAGCAGCTTTTTCGGCCCCATTTCCCTCAGAGCCTGCCGCACGGTAGGGCTTAAAAGCGCAAACAGGAAGATAATCGCGCAAAACCCGCTGCGCCAAAATGCCGCCGCCATTGGCGGAACATGTGCAGACCGGATGAAGATCGCCGCCGTCGAAACGGCCAAGATAGCGGGGAAAAGGGCGACTTTTGCGCGAGCTGGGAAGTCGGTCAAGATGGGTCTATTGAGTTTAAGAGTCTGTCACAGGGCTTGCAACCTGATTTCGGACTGACTTCCAGCCCGTAAGTTCAGAAAATATACAAAACGACCCTGAGATTCACAATTGGCCGGTCTTGGACAAATGGGCCAGTTGCGCTTGCAAGAGGTTGTATTTTTTGATATTTTGAGGATTATGAAGATGAAAACGACCGGAATATTCCTGTGCCTGATGTTCCTTTGGACCACCAGTGGCCATAGCCAGTACTTGGCAGTGCGCGGCAGTGTTCCGCTTACGCCTCGTACCGATGTGGCGATTTCCGGGACAAGTGCCTTTGCCTGTGGCGCAAACTCCCTGAGTATTGTGTCGTTTTTTAATCCGTCTTCTCCGGCCGTGACCGGTCAGGTTGCCCCGGGCGTGGGAGATCTTTTGGCCGTTGCCGTGAATGACGGCTATGCCTATTGCGCGGGCAACGTGAGCGGCATTGTGGTGATCGACGTCAGTGATTTGTCCGATCCGACATGGGTACGCAACGTACAGGCCGCCGCACCGGTCTTGCACGTTTCCGTCAGTGACACGTTTTTGGCGGTTTCGACGTCACTCAATGTGACGCTGTACGGGTTGAGGAATCCGGAGCAGCCGCATTTCTTGGCGACATTTGGCCGTCCGGCCAATCGCGTGGCAATCGACGCCGGCACACGCAAGATTCACTGTGCAGGCACGACCGGAGCTTTTCTATTGGGCTGGACAGTGAATCAAGGTGTCGTGACCTTGAGCAGTGCCGATGAGTTCGGTTCGACTGCTTTTACTCACGTTGCTCTGGGAAACTCGTACGCCAACTATATTCAGAACCTCCAGTTCAGCGCGCTGAACAAGACCACTTATTCGCTCGCCGGGCAATATGGAGCCGTGGCCCAAATCACCGCGCTGGCTTCGGGATCGAATTTCTCGGTCATTGGGCTGGCAACCAGCGGTGTCGAGTACCTCCGGCAAACGAATGCAACTCCGGTATTTTCATCGTCCGTGCAAACTCCCGGCGGGGTTGCAGGCTTGGCCATATCTTCGAACGAACAGCTAATGGTCGCGGCAACTTCTGCGGGCGTCACCATAATCGCAAATTCGCCGCTTGCATCGGACCCTGTGGCACCGCTGCCTGAAGCGTTCACTTTGTCTGCTTTTCCCAATCCGTTTAACAGCCGAACGACCCTTTCTTGGACGGGTTCATTGCACGGTGGTGCTGAGCTTTCCGTTACCGACATACTTGGTCGCGAGGTCATGCGGTCGGCGGTGCCCGCAGGCACCAACACGCGGCAATTGGATTTTAGCGGTTTGGGGGCGGGAAGCTATTTCGTGAACTTTGAGACGCCACAAACACGCTCTGAACCATTGCGTGTGATCTACCTCCCCTAAAGTTCGCGCGTTCCGTTCGCTTTTCCGGGTCTCCGGGAACTCGACCTATCGTTTGCTCCATTCTCGAACAACCATTCGACTATGAATTTCCTTCAACTCATCGTGGAGGCGCTGCTGTATTACTTGGCGTGCTCGCTGCTTGCCAAGAAAGAAGACGCGCCCGGCTTCATTCGTGTTTTGGTCGTTGTGCTCGCGCTGGCCTTTGTCTCCGGCGGAATCAACGCAGTACTTCCTAACTTCTGGATCTCGAGCGCGATCATCGCGATCATCAATTTCTTCATTTTGTGGATCGGCCTCGGAATAGGACTGTTCCGTACGGTGCTCGCATTGATTGCGGTGATGATTTTGCGTTCGCTGCTGCAATATTACTTTGGTCCTACCGGACAAGGCCCCGCACTCTTCACCTAATGCGACTACTTCTTACTCTATTGTTACTTGCTTCTGCCGCGCAGTCCGCTGAACTCACGCGGCAGAAATTTCTTTTGTCCTTTCCCGAGATCTCCTACGACGACAATAGTGTGTTCTTCTCGAACGACGAGTGGTCGGCTGTATTTGTTGGGAAAGAGGGCGCGATGTTTACGGTTCCGCGCGATTCCATCGAAATACCGACACCCCTTGAGAGCGGCCGTACGTGCAAAG
This region of Calditrichota bacterium genomic DNA includes:
- a CDS encoding T9SS type A sorting domain-containing protein, with protein sequence MKTTGIFLCLMFLWTTSGHSQYLAVRGSVPLTPRTDVAISGTSAFACGANSLSIVSFFNPSSPAVTGQVAPGVGDLLAVAVNDGYAYCAGNVSGIVVIDVSDLSDPTWVRNVQAAAPVLHVSVSDTFLAVSTSLNVTLYGLRNPEQPHFLATFGRPANRVAIDAGTRKIHCAGTTGAFLLGWTVNQGVVTLSSADEFGSTAFTHVALGNSYANYIQNLQFSALNKTTYSLAGQYGAVAQITALASGSNFSVIGLATSGVEYLRQTNATPVFSSSVQTPGGVAGLAISSNEQLMVAATSAGVTIIANSPLASDPVAPLPEAFTLSAFPNPFNSRTTLSWTGSLHGGAELSVTDILGREVMRSAVPAGTNTRQLDFSGLGAGSYFVNFETPQTRSEPLRVIYLP